The nucleotide window AAAATCACTGACAACATTTCCACATGAGTCGGTCTTTATTTGAATAGCCCTTCTGTCCCACCTCTCCTTGTCTGCAGCAGGCTGCTCAGAGAAAGGCAGCGTGTTCGCTGGCACCCCTGCAGACAGTTCCAGTTACCTCAGCGGTtacacacaatgtacacaccCTGAGATGGCTCCAGGGCTCCAGGGCCTTAGGATGACCCAGCAgtgggagcctggctgtgggcCTGGGCAGGAACAAGGACAGGCAGCTGGTGGAAGTACCGTAGGGCCCGAGCCACCTTCTCTGGACAGATGTTGTAAACTGGGTGAGTCGGTGCCTGAACAGGACCAGAGAAACACACTTATCATTACCAGGTTCCACCACGGGTCAATATCATTCATGGCCGATATTCTAGGTTGACATGTCCAGAATGAGTGTCTGGGAGGAGGTCTGCCTGGCCGGAGGAATCTCACCAGTCGGTTTTCTGGGCGGCCCACGATGAGCTCATTGTGGCTGTCCATGTTCCCAAAGTGCTGCGCCACTGACAGGCCACTCAGGCAGTAACACGTGTGGTAGAAATCTCTAGACCTGGTCACACCCGGAGGGAGAACATCCAGAATGATGTCATATTGTAATTGAGATGATCTTGTTGCACTGTCTGGTAAAAATAAGGAGAGCTACCTTGCACAAATTTTGGAAAAAAGTGGTCAAACTGTGAACTTCTaatccttgattatctgctgtaCTTACTATCTGCACTTTGAATGCATATGTTATGTAAATCCACATGCAGCAGCACATTCCATGCTACGAGCTGgtatctaggtgtgtgtgtgtgtggtactgactTGCCGGGCTTGTCCAGAAGGCCTCCCGCTGGGTTCTGACAGCACAGAAGGATGTATTCCTGCAGAGCCTGCTGTTCAAACATCCACCTCTCCATGCTCAGGGTCGTGTCccctgcacacgcacgcacacagcaaAAAACATCTCTACGTCTGGAACAAAACAGTTACATTAAATAATGCTAAGAATTATTTTTGCAAAAGCTTTCATCCAAATTGTCAGTCAACGGCACTCTTCCAAGCTATACACCAGGCCGGAATCAAATCTCGTTTATAGAAGGCTAGGCTAGGTAGGGTACCTTCTCTATAGAAGGCTAGGTAGGGTATCTTCTCTATAGAAGGCTAGGCTAGGTAGGGTATCTTCTCTATAGAAGGCTAGGCTAGGTAGGGTATCTTCTCTATAGAAGGCTAGGCTAGGTAGGGTATCTTCTCTATAGAAGGCTAGGCTAGGTAGGGTATCTTCTCTATAGAAGGCTAGGCTAGGTAGGGTACCTTCTCTATAGAAGGCTAGGTAGGGTATCTTCTCTATAGAAGGCTAGGCTAGGTAGGGTACCTTCTCTATAGAAGGCTAGGCTAGGTAGGGTATCTTCTCTATAGAAGGCTAGGCTAGGTAGGGTATCTTCTCTATAGAAGGCTAGGCTAGGTAGGGTATCTTCTCTATAGAAGGCTAGGCCAGGTAGGGTACCTTCTCTATAGAAGGCTAGGCTAGGTAGGGTATCTTCTCTATAGAAGGCTAGGTAGGGTATCTTCTCTATAGAAGGCTAGGCTAGGTAGGGTATCTTCTCTATAGAAGGCTAGGCTAGGTAGGGTACCTTCTCTATAGAAGGCTAGGTAGGGTATCTTCTCTATAGAAGGCTAGGCTAGGTAGGGTATCTTCTCTATAGAAGGCTAGGCTAGGTAGGGTACCTTCTCTATAGAAGGCTAGGCTAGGTAGGGTATCTTCTCTATAGAAGGCTAGGCTAGGTAGGGTATCTTCTCTATAGAAGGCTAGGCTAGGTAGGGTATCTTCTCTATAGAAGGCTAGGCTAGGTAGGGTATCTTCTCTATAGAAGGCTAGGCTAGGTAGGGTATCTTCTCTATAGAAGGCTAGGTAGGGTATCTTCTCTATAGAAGGCTAGGCTAGGTAGGGTATCTTCTCTATAGAAGGCTAGGCTAGGTAGGGTATCTTCTCTATAGAAGGCTAGGCTAGGTAGGGTACCTTCTCTATAGAAGGCTAGGTAGGGTATCTTCTCTATAGAAGGCTAGGCTAGGTAGGGTATCTTCTCTATAGAAGGCTAGGCCAGGTAGGGTACCTTCTCTATAGAAGGCTAGGCTAGGTAGGGTATCTTCTCTATAGAAGGCTAGGCTAGGTAGGGTATCTTCTCTATAGAAGGCTAGGCTAGGTAGGGTATCTTCTCTATAGAAGGCTAGGCTAGGTAGGGTATCTTCTCTATAGAAGGCTAGGCTAGGTAGGGTATCTTCTTTATAGAAGGCTAGGTAGGGTACCTTCTCTATAGAAGGCTCTGTGAAGCAGAGGCAGCAGTCCTGCCTGCCAGAAGGAGTAGCAGCCGTCGACCAGCTTGTTGCAGCGCCCTTGGAAGCCTCCCTCGAAGCGCATCTGTTTGCTGGCCACCCACCGCTGAGGGGCAGgaacagaagaaacaacttgtcaCTCCACGGCAGCCAGTATAGATGACACACGGCTTCAATTAACATGCACCACTCGGCACTTACACTACATGGCAATGCTACTCGCATGGGTTATGGAAATGAGGCATGAAGACGAGATATGCTCCTCGTTATCAGTTGTCAACAAGTTTAAGAGCGTCGAACtgtatggcacacacacatgggcctcTTCAGCTTTCAGTGAGGCAACTaaaagaggggggtgggggaggtcaaATCCCATCAGGCCACAatcggaggaggagggaatCTAAATTGATATTTGGAAACGGTGAGGGATCTGGAAATGGTTTCCACAGCAACCAAACCTAAATCAGAACCACTCCAAAAATCGTGAACTGAATCGTGATTTGGAACCAGGTTTAAATACTAACTGGACACTTGTGTCTTTTGGTGCAGGGGAGTGACAAACAGTCTGTTACAGCAAACCTAAATGAACAAAACTTCAAACGAAAGCTGTTCAAAAAGAAACGGTTTGGTCCAACTGAAGGTCACTGAGACCTGGAGGCTCCCAGAAGTCGGATGACTCACTAGCGACTACAGCACTGCAGTCAGAGCTCCCCGATAGGTCATTTAGCTGATCTGAGAGCAGTTCTTCAGTTAAATCTCAGTGCACAGGCGGCTGTGATGTAGCCACAGCAACCATTCTAGGACCAGGGTTAAGGTTTGATGTGGGATTGAGAGAGGATGCAGGTAATTCTGCAAAGGGTATTCTGGGACTCTTGCAGCAGCCTCTGGTGTCTCCTTTCAGCCTGGTGGTACTGGCACAGACTCTGACATAGACCTGTGTAtatcctctccccctgtctctgtggTGAACCTCCTATGGAGACATCTCTAAATCGGATGGTCCCAGAGGACAAGACATGGGACACCTCAGCAGAGGTCAGGCAGTGCTGGTGCAGAAGGAGATGTGTACAGGGGAAGCCAGTCCCTCCACACTTATAGCCAGTAGTACAGTTTCATCTTTCAAACAGGGACTCTTATCAGTGatgcaacaccaccaccaccagcagcaccGGTGAGCAGGGATGTTAAGCAGGGGGCTATCGTGATGACGTGGTCTGTCTCACCAGCAGGGTCTTGAGGTCCAGCATGTGTTCCTTCCCCAGGATCACCATGGCAGCTGTGCCACAGAAGGTGTACCCTCCGTGGGCCTCCAGGCCCGGCACGCCCCCTAGACCCCCCTCCCAGTTCTGACACCTGGGGGAGCAAGCAGAAAGTCACACGCCATCACCTCACTGGACCAGAACACTGGTTTACGATGGGTCAATGTGTGGTACTGGTCTGTGGATCAGATTTGTAAAGCGTGATGTGATACACAGCTGTATCGCCATCTCCCCTAGGGGAAGAATAAACAATCTGTTtttatccatccctccatctgaaACAGGTTGAAGCAGGTTCTTGATCACTGGTGAGATGAGGATGAGAACGGGGGTCCTCTCTACCTGAGGATCCAGGTGGGCGTGTCCTCAAACAGCTGGGGCGTGAGGATGTTGGTGAGCGACGCTACCGATGCGGCGCAGTACGCACTCCTGCCAGAAACACAGATCACATGTTCTCAAAGGaagaacacacagagggagagagagagctagagacaaagacagacagagacacacagagagcgacagagacaaagaaagagacaaacaaAGATACAcaaagtgacagacagacagacacacacacacaaagtgagagagagctagaaagaCAGACATAGGGACAGACTAAAGCGAGGGTGTAGGGTTCTCATCCCCCAGACTACGCCGCAACCATGGCGATAGTGCTTACCTGacatccacctctcctcctacgTGCATCACAAAGGAACCATCCGGCTGCTTCACCGACAGCAGGAAGTCAAGCAGCTtctctctggagaggagagcacaaaaggagagggaagaggagaagggggattccagaagaggaaagagaggatgtaACTGAGACACCTTAGTGTGAGTGCTGATAATTGGATCAGCACTCTTCCACAGTCCAATATCCCGTGTTGTGATTGGACCGTCTGGGCTGTACTGACCTGTTGATGACGCTGTAGGCCTCCTCGCTGCCGAGGATGCAGAGGGCGTTGACAGCAGCGTAGGTGGGCGCCAGGTGGGCGTGCTGGCCTGGACCCCCGGCGAAACCCCCTGTGGGGCTCTGGCATCGTGCCAGGAACTGGCAAACACTGAGGGGCACAGTGGGAGGAGTTACACACTGAGGGGCACAGTGGGAGGAGTTACACACTGAGGGGCACAGTGGGAGGAGTTACACACTGAGGGCACAGTGGGAGGAGTTACACATTGCGGGGCACAGTGGGAGGAgttacacactgacagacagtgggaggagTTACACATTGCAGGGCACAGTGGGAGGAGTTACACACTGAGGGCACAGTGGGTGGAGCTACATACTGAGGGCACAGTGGGAGGAGTTACACACTGAAGTGTGAATATGAATGTATGATATCCACACTATAAAGCATATAGGTATGATGGTCAGGTGTCCACATACGTTTGgccatgcagtgtgtgtatatgactgTGTGagtacatgggtgtgtgtgtgtatatggacaGGAGTATCTGAGTATCTGACTCTGAGGCGATGGTGGAGGGGACAGGCTCTTCCAGCAGCTCCAGGCTGTGAAGGATCCAGTAGCACAGCCACGGCCTGCTGGCATCCAGACACTGCAGACAGAACAGAGCGTCACACCCCACACTAAACAGACCACTAAATGCACCAGtaagcacaaaacacacactcagagatatCACTGGCCAGTATCGGGCCATGGTTTGGTTCTAgttcaggtgagtcaggtggctgagcggttagggaattgggctagtaatccaaaggttgctggttcgattcccgaccgtgcaaaatgacgttgtgtccttgggcaaggcacttcaccctacttgcctcggggggaatgtccctgtacttactgtaagtcgctctggataagagcgtctgctaaatgactaaatgtaaatgtagctcaCACTGGTCTTTTGTTTTGTAAGTTTCATGCAGATATTGAGTGGTTCTGCTCAGCTTCATATTGGTAAATGTGGATTGGTGGGTACTGGAGAAGATGTGCTACCTCGTACGCATCAGAGAGGTGACGTAGACCCTTCTTGAGATACTGGTAGTGCTGTTCCCGCAAGAGAGTGGGCCTGGACAGAAAGATACACAGGAGATCAATACATGGGCTCAAGGTTGACAGCAGCTAAAACAGAGAGGATATGCAAGTCTGGATACAACAAAAGCTTTGTTCTGAATCCTAATGAACTGGTCAACAAAATCTACAGGTGCCAAAATCAAGCCTGACTATGTTTGATCAATATCCAGCCTAGGACATACAATATACAATTTTTACAGGAGTTCAGTTTATTAATCTTCTGAGGGCATCTTCAGTCAGGCAACACACCTAGCTCACGAGTTGTTTACATCCAGATACGAACAGCTGCCACTGTCATATCCCTTCCCTacaacagagtgtgtgtctctgtacgtCTTAACATCCCCAGCCTATGAGTCACAATAAGCCCTTGAaactccagcctctcccttcAAGTAACCTTTCAGCGGAGGTCTCTGTAAGCTTGTGTAATTAGCATCTACCTGCTCTGGGTTAGTCATGGATCAGCTGGCATAACATTATCTCACCGCGGACAGGATTTAAAACAACTATAACGGCCTTAGGGTGGGCCAGGACCAAACAGTGGCACAGTTTACAAGGAAAACCAGGAGGCCTCTCTGAATCCCTCAGTCATCTATGgacgtcagtgtgtgtttgaatgcatccACATTTATTGATCTCCAGATGTGGTCCTCTGCCTTTCCTGTTTAAATGAAAATGGATGTGCAGGGAGGCGAGGCAGTTTCCTAGTAAAAAAGGTAACCAAGCAACAAGGcaagacacacatgcagcatGGACATTATTGTAATACAGTGCATTGCTATGATGACTCACATTAATAGTGACTTAATAGTGTAAAatgaaatacaaatacaattatacattCAGTGCCAAATGGTTGTCAAGGAAACAGGTGAGAGAACCAGTTGCTGGTTAAGTGATAAATGTTGTAAAGTAAAAACTATTGTATATGGGTACAGGGATTTAGGCAGTGATTACAAAGGAGTTTGATTGAAGGCTacaattaaatatattataCACCCACCAAAAGAGAATAGCTGAAATGCACTCTGAACGCACAATTACAAATTTTGCTCACAGTAAATTATATGGTGGTGAATATTACCCATGTGAGCTTGGAGATGGTGAGGTACTTAAGAAATCTGGCATTGCATTGTTCCTCATATGCGCCTTTAAAGAAAGCCTTCTCCAGTATTTCAGAGATAAACTAATTTGATTCAGTTGATTATCATTGTAATTTGCCTCTTTTTGCCAATTGAACTTCATCGAGTTCATACGCTTTTGTAAACGTGATGGATTCTGAATATAATTCAAAAACAAAAATGAACGCTGAAAAATACTTACTGCGGTAAGCTGTGTATTTGCTGGTAAACACTGATTACTTCTTGAATACTGCGTTCGACCTTTTTCTAGATAACGCAAACACGTGGGAGTAAGTGAGACAcagcaaacaaaacacaaagtgGATTTCACAGAGGCATGACAATGACCTTTTCCTGACAATGATAACTGACAGAAGCAAGAAAATCTCCTATGAACATCATTTAGTGGCGCCCCCGTGGCACACCGGATCCGTGCGGTAAACACATGAGGATGAGGCTTCGGTTTGATTCCAGCTCGGACTCTTTGCTTGCATATCAACCATCATCCTTTCTCCCCTTTAAGACTACACTGTCACTTTAAAAACATACCAAAGGCAGAAATGCCCCCCAAATCTTTAAAGACACATCCTTTAGCTAACTTTAGCACCCTTTAATGCATCCATGTATGGATCGTATAACCACGTCTGAGATAAATTAGCTCAATAACAGCCCACAGCGTTTAGTTAGCCGTATGATGTTGACACATGGACATGCGGCTCTCTATTTTGCTAGCCCAAAACATTTAGGCTAGCTAAACCACGGTGGTGGCAACGGATTTCACTTGTGGTTTTCACTATTACTGCTTTATGACCCGCTTTTAAAGACGGCTTTCATTATGTTAGACAGCCATACAATCATATACTCAAACTACAATATCTGACACAGTTAGCAAGCCATTAAGCTAATCTTGACCATCTGGCTCACCTGCtccactgaagtcacggtttcCACTCCGTCGTCTGTGAATAATTCTGAAGTGTGACACTCGCCGAGGCAACGTAATGTCGGGGGTATTCTCTCCATTATAATCTACTTTATGAAGACTACCCAGCAACGTCTCATGTAATTAGCTTTTTATAACAGTTTAGTTGTTAACAAGCTCTGGCTTCGCTATCTCAATCAAATAATCATAGGATTTCCTGTAGTGGGCGGGGTTACGGCAAGTCGGATGGGACAATCTTTAAAACGCACAAATCTCGCGTTGCACGAAAACACACCGATGGATTGACTTAAATTGAGCCTTTGTCCGGCAGTTGTAATATAACAACAACATAAACTAGATATTAATTTGAACACATAGACTTGCTTTGTACAAATATCAGCCCCCCAgccaaacaataataaataaaaaaaattatagggTTGGGTCAACAGTCCCTCCTACATTATTTTATTACCCATCTCGTCAGTGATGTCGAAAGAAAAGCGAATGCTGCCGAGCGCATCCTTGCCGCCGCACCCATTGAGACTGTGGGCTGGGTGGGAATCTGGACAGTCCCTGCTTTGTCGCTGAAAGATAGCAGGCAGCAGCACACTTACACAGATGTAGCACAGAGACATATTTTCTTTCCGAAACAAAGAGTCACTATTTATTTGACATTATCTGCAGACATGGGATTTATGTGGGACGGTCTTGGTAATTTGTCGCTGAGCTAGCTGAACGTTCTTATTTTTAAGACACTATGGCTAAGCAGTATGATGTGCTCTTCCGACTGCTGCTTCTCGGAGATTCTGGGGTTGGAAAAACATGTTTATTATGCAGATTTACGGACAACGAATTTCATCCTTCTCACATCTCCACAATCGGTAAGCCCGGCTTCTTATTTTATGACGTGCATTGTTATTTGTGGTATTTGTGATTTCACTACAATCACGTTAAATGTACACAGTAATGTCTcttaaatgtcattttaaagCTTTTTCCTATATGTTGCATTGTTCTTTGTCATTCATGTACTAAGTGCATTTAAAATATCACATCCTGAAGAAGCTGGCCTTTACAATGCATTCTCTCTATTGTTAGCACAGCCAGGAAGTAATTCTTAATGTAGAGAGAAAATAATCAAAAGACAGGTGCAAAAACAGCAACTTGTGCGCAAATGTATGTAATGGAAAGTAATGGTAttgtaaaagtattttttttataatactGTAAACTGTGCTCCAGGTCACTGTTTTATTCAGATGGACAGTCTAGTCTAGGCTATATACAAGTATAATAGAATATACTTAGTACAATGAAAGTGTAAGAAGGTTTAAAACTGTGACAAAACGGACAAccgtgagaaaaagaaaaatttCCCCCAAAGAAATTTTGGGGAAAAAATTGAGATCTCTTGTTGATGAACATTGCACATGGAAGTGTGATTGTAATCCCATTTGGTCGAATAACACATACTTCACATTCTCTTTCAATATAGGCCTACACATTAAAGGACGTGCCTGTCCAGCACTTATAATGTAATTTCACCTGTTCCTTCTCCTCAGTCATGGATTAGCACCTTCCCTGGAGTGCTTTAATCCTCTGTGGAACCAACCAGACTGTCTCACCCTGAAGTTAATATCTACTGTCATATCTATGTAGTTATTATTCAGCACTGGCCATGAAAAGTACTCGACTGGGCTTTCATATGGCTGGGCTTTCCAGCAAGTAAAATAAGATTGGAGGAGATTATTTCCAGCAGTCTCTTATCTATACTCTGTGAaaccagtttgtgtgtgagaatgcaTATTGAGCTATCCTAGGCTTCGCTCTGCATAGGAAGTTGCTGTCATTTGAGTTAATTGGTCATATTAAGCTTCAAACAACGCCAGGCATCTTCAGCTCCTCTACGCATCTTAGTTAATGGCAAACTTGTTTGTTTTCTACACCAGCGCATCTGAAAAACGCAGAAACAACAGTGAGTTACAGAACTCAACACACTGACTACTGTGTTTTAAACCAGGCACAACTGATCACAGATATTCCCACAAAACAACAAATCTGCCATTTCTTTAGGACACGTCGTTACTCAGCTTTATTCAGTCTGCATGTTTATGTGCGGTTGTTTTTTATGTAGACAGTATTGATTTTATTCAGACCTTCATTCAGAGCTCCACAGGAGACatccccctctcacaccaggGCCATCAAGGCACCTCAGGACACAGCAACAAAGCACAGTAACCACATCTACACACAGCCCAacggaaatgtgtgtgtctaggacAGTTACTTGAAATTA belongs to Osmerus mordax isolate fOsmMor3 chromosome 8, fOsmMor3.pri, whole genome shotgun sequence and includes:
- the fntb gene encoding protein farnesyltransferase subunit beta, with product MERIPPTLRCLGECHTSELFTDDGVETVTSVEQKKVERSIQEVISVYQQIHSLPQPTLLREQHYQYLKKGLRHLSDAYECLDASRPWLCYWILHSLELLEEPVPSTIASDVCQFLARCQSPTGGFAGGPGQHAHLAPTYAAVNALCILGSEEAYSVINREKLLDFLLSVKQPDGSFVMHVGGEVDVRSAYCAASVASLTNILTPQLFEDTPTWILRCQNWEGGLGGVPGLEAHGGYTFCGTAAMVILGKEHMLDLKTLLRWVASKQMRFEGGFQGRCNKLVDGCYSFWQAGLLPLLHRAFYREGDTTLSMERWMFEQQALQEYILLCCQNPAGGLLDKPGKSRDFYHTCYCLSGLSVAQHFGNMDSHNELIVGRPENRLAPTHPVYNICPEKVARALRYFHQLPVLVPAQAHSQAPTAGSS